A window of Apodemus sylvaticus chromosome 9, mApoSyl1.1, whole genome shotgun sequence contains these coding sequences:
- the Prph2 gene encoding peripherin-2: protein MALLKVKFDQKKRVKLAQGLWLLNWLSVLAGIVLFSLGLFLKIELRKRSDVMNNSESHFVPNSLIGVGVLSCVFNSLAGKICYDALDPAKYAKWKPWLKPYLAVCVVFNVILFLVALCCFLLRGSLESTLAYGLKNGMKYYRDTDTPGRCFMKKTIDMLQIEFKCCGNNGFRDWFEIQWISNRYLDFSSKEVKDRIKSNVDGRYLVDGVPFSCCNPSSPRPCIQYQLTNNSAHYSYDHQTEELNLWLRGCRAALLNYYSSLMNSMGVVTLLVWLFEVSVTAGLRYLHTALESVSNPEDPECESEGWLLEKSVPETWKAFLESFKRLGKSNQVEAEGADAGQAPEAG, encoded by the exons ATGGCGCTGCTCAAAGTCAAGTTCGACCAGAAGAAACGGGTCAAGCTGGCGCAGGGGCTCTGGCTTTTGAACTGGCTGTCGGTGCTGGCCGGCATCGTCCTCTTCAGCCTGGGGCTCTTCCTGAAGATTGAGCTCCGCAAGAGGAGCGACGTGATGAATAATTCCGAGAGCCACTTTGTGCCCAACTCTCTGATCGGGGTGGGGGTCCTGTCCTGTGTCTTCAACTCTCTGGCTGGCAAGATCTGCTACGACGCCCTGGACCCTGCCAAGTACGCCAAGTGGAAGCCCTGGCTGAAGCCGTACCTGGCGGTCTGTGTCGTCTTCAACGTCATCCTCTTCCTCGTGGCTCTCTGCTGCTTCCTGCTGCGGGGCTCCCTGGAGAGCACCCTGGCCTACGGGCTCAAGAACGGGATGAAGTATTATCGGGACACGGACACCCCGGGCCGGTGCTTCATGAAAAAGACCATCGACATGCTCCAGATCGAGTTCAAGTGCTGTGGGAACAACGGCTTCCGGGACTGGTTTGAGATTCAGTGGATCAGCAATCGCTACCTGGACTTCTCCTCCAAAGAGGTCAAAGA TCGCATCAAGAGCAACGTGGATGGGCGGTACCTGGTGGACGGCGTCCCTTTCAGTTGCTGCAACCCCAGCTCACCGCGGCCCTGCATCCAGTACCAGCTCACCAACAACTCGGCGCACTACAGCTACGACCACCAGACTGAGGAACTCAACCTCTGGCTGCGCGGCTGCAGGGCCGCCCTGCTCAATTACTACAGCAGCCTCATGAACTCCATGGGTGTGGTCACACTTCTCGTCTGGCTCTTTGAG GTGAGCGTCACTGCCGGACTCCGCTACCTCCACACGGCGCTGGAGAGCGTGTCCAACCCCGAGGACCCCGAGTGCGAGAGCGAGGGCTGGTTGCTGGAGAAGAGTGTGCCCGAGACGTGGAAGGCCTTCCTGGAGAGCTTTAAAAGGCTGGGCAAGAGTAACCAGGTGGAGGCTGAAGGTGCAGACGCGGGCCAGGccccagaggcaggctga